In Nymphaea colorata isolate Beijing-Zhang1983 chromosome 3, ASM883128v2, whole genome shotgun sequence, a genomic segment contains:
- the LOC116251587 gene encoding heterogeneous nuclear ribonucleoprotein 1-like isoform X1, with protein sequence MDAPDQAKLFVGGISWDTNEETLRDHFKKYGDVVDSVIMRDRNTGSTRGFGFVLFSDSSASDKALQDKHVISGRTVEVKKAVPRGEQQNGVNRTNSNNNNSSNNNTNNNSSSVQFRTKKIFVGGLSSNLTEEEFKGYFEKFGKITDVVVMYDSATHRPRGFGFITFDSEEAVENVMQKSFHELNDKLVEVKRAVPKDGNLGNHQNSSGRMSGGRGGYLYSNNHAAGIYSPYGPRYGVFLGYAPPSPIPGYGNGRLGGYLSPVGGTFGGGGGGYGGGYAIGGYGGIPPQAAGYGAGFANGPPVGPPRSPWNGPGIVSPSRSPGPFGAPVYPYASTASPGYMNGGRFISTSAGFHDTRGAAPNSNGKWNHGSHDSKPTGGNSGNTVLASQPEGGKLDDHSSGYAGNNGSGGKLNQRGTDSRFRSTP encoded by the exons ATGGATGCCCCGGACCAAGCCAAGCTTTTCGTTGGCGGTATTTCATGGGATACCAACGAAGAAACCCTAAGAGACCACTTCAAGAAGTACGGTGATGTGGTTGACTCTGTCATCATGAGGGACAGAAACACAGGGAGCACTCGCGGCTTTGGATTTGTGCTCTTCTCTGATTCCTCTGCCTCTGACAAGGCCCTTCAAGATAAGCATGTTATTTCAGGCAGAACG GTAGAAGTGAAGAAAGCTGTACCTAGAGGGGAACAACAGAACGGCGTGAATAGAACAAATAGTAATAACAAtaacagcagcaacaacaatACGAATAACAACTCTAGTAGTGTCCAGTTTAGAACCAAGAAGATTTTTGTTGGTGGGTTGTCTTCTAATTTGACGGAGGAAGAGTTTAAAGGGTATTTTGAGAAGTTTGGCAAGATCACGGATGTGGTTGTAATGTATGACAGTGCGACTCATAGGCCTAGAGGTTTTGGTTTCATCACCTTTGACTCTGAGGAGGCGGTTGAGAATGTAATGCAGAAAAGCTTCCATGAATTGAATGATAAGTTGGTGGAGGTCAAGAGGGCAGTTCCAAAAGATGGTAATCTAGGTAACCATCAGAATAGCAGTGGTAGGATGAGTGGCGGCAGAGGAGGGTATCTGTACAGTAATAACCATGCTGCTGGTATTTACTCCCCATATGGTCCAAGGTATGGTGTTTTCCTTGGCTATGCGCCCCCGTCTCCCATTCCGGGATATGGGAACGGAAGGCTTGGTGGGTATCTCTCGCCAGTTGGTGGCACTTttggtggtggaggtggtggtTATGGTGGAGGATACGCCATTGGAGGTTATGGAGGGATCCCTCCACAGGCTGCTGGTTATGGGGCTGGTTTTGCTAATGGCCCTCCAGTTGGACCTCCCAGAAGCCCTTGGAATGGTCCTGGCATTGTTTCGCCAAGCCGAAGCCCTGGGCCGTTTGGGGCTCCAGTTTATCCTTATGCAAGCACTGCTTCGCCTGGTTATATGAATGGCGGCAGGTTTATAAGTACCAGTGCTGGCTTTCATGACACTCGTGGGGCTGCTCCAAATTCAAATGGGAAGTGGAACCATGGCAGTCACGATTCCAAACCAACAGGGGGAAACAGTGGAAATACAGTTTTAGCATCTCAGCCTGAAGGGGGCAAATTGGATGAT
- the LOC116251587 gene encoding heterogeneous nuclear ribonucleoprotein 1-like isoform X2, translating into MDAPDQAKLFVGGISWDTNEETLRDHFKKYGDVVDSVIMRDRNTGSTRGFGFVLFSDSSASDKALQDKHVISGRTVEVKKAVPRGEQQNGVNRTNSNNNNSSNNNTNNNSSSVQFRTKKIFVGGLSSNLTEEEFKGYFEKFGKITDVVVMYDSATHRPRGFGFITFDSEEAVENVMQKSFHELNDKLVEVKRAVPKDGNLGNHQNSSGRMSGGRGGYLYSNNHAAGIYSPYGPRYGVFLGYAPPSPIPGYGNGRLGGYLSPVGGTFGGGGGGYGGGYAIGGYGGIPPQAAGYGAGFANGPPVGPPRSPWNGPGIVSPSRSPGPFGAPVYPYASTASPGYMNGGRFISTSAGFHDTRGAAPNSNGKWNHGSHDSKPTGGNSGNTVLASQPEGGKLDDHSSGYAGNNGSGGKLNQRGTDSRFRS; encoded by the exons ATGGATGCCCCGGACCAAGCCAAGCTTTTCGTTGGCGGTATTTCATGGGATACCAACGAAGAAACCCTAAGAGACCACTTCAAGAAGTACGGTGATGTGGTTGACTCTGTCATCATGAGGGACAGAAACACAGGGAGCACTCGCGGCTTTGGATTTGTGCTCTTCTCTGATTCCTCTGCCTCTGACAAGGCCCTTCAAGATAAGCATGTTATTTCAGGCAGAACG GTAGAAGTGAAGAAAGCTGTACCTAGAGGGGAACAACAGAACGGCGTGAATAGAACAAATAGTAATAACAAtaacagcagcaacaacaatACGAATAACAACTCTAGTAGTGTCCAGTTTAGAACCAAGAAGATTTTTGTTGGTGGGTTGTCTTCTAATTTGACGGAGGAAGAGTTTAAAGGGTATTTTGAGAAGTTTGGCAAGATCACGGATGTGGTTGTAATGTATGACAGTGCGACTCATAGGCCTAGAGGTTTTGGTTTCATCACCTTTGACTCTGAGGAGGCGGTTGAGAATGTAATGCAGAAAAGCTTCCATGAATTGAATGATAAGTTGGTGGAGGTCAAGAGGGCAGTTCCAAAAGATGGTAATCTAGGTAACCATCAGAATAGCAGTGGTAGGATGAGTGGCGGCAGAGGAGGGTATCTGTACAGTAATAACCATGCTGCTGGTATTTACTCCCCATATGGTCCAAGGTATGGTGTTTTCCTTGGCTATGCGCCCCCGTCTCCCATTCCGGGATATGGGAACGGAAGGCTTGGTGGGTATCTCTCGCCAGTTGGTGGCACTTttggtggtggaggtggtggtTATGGTGGAGGATACGCCATTGGAGGTTATGGAGGGATCCCTCCACAGGCTGCTGGTTATGGGGCTGGTTTTGCTAATGGCCCTCCAGTTGGACCTCCCAGAAGCCCTTGGAATGGTCCTGGCATTGTTTCGCCAAGCCGAAGCCCTGGGCCGTTTGGGGCTCCAGTTTATCCTTATGCAAGCACTGCTTCGCCTGGTTATATGAATGGCGGCAGGTTTATAAGTACCAGTGCTGGCTTTCATGACACTCGTGGGGCTGCTCCAAATTCAAATGGGAAGTGGAACCATGGCAGTCACGATTCCAAACCAACAGGGGGAAACAGTGGAAATACAGTTTTAGCATCTCAGCCTGAAGGGGGCAAATTGGATGAT